From the Manis pentadactyla isolate mManPen7 chromosome 7, mManPen7.hap1, whole genome shotgun sequence genome, one window contains:
- the ING3 gene encoding inhibitor of growth protein 3 isoform X2: protein MLYLEDYLEMIEQLPMDLRDRFTEMREMDLQVQNAMDQLEQRVSEFFMNAKKNKPEWREEQMASIKKDYYKALEDADEKVQLANQIYDLNNC, encoded by the exons ATGTTGTACCTAGAGGACTATCTGGAAA TGATTGAGCAGCTTCCAATGGACCTGCGGGACCGCTTCACCGAGATGCGCGAGATGGACCTGCAGGTGCAGA ATGCAATGGATCAGCTAGAACAAAGAGTCAGTGAATTCTTtatgaatgcaaagaaaaataaaccagagTGGAGAGAAGAGCAGATGGCATCCATCAAAAAA gATTACTATAAAGCTTTGGAAGATGCAGATGAGAAGGTACAGTTAGCAAACCAGATATATGACTTG AATAACTGTTAG